A single window of Candidatus Limnocylindrales bacterium DNA harbors:
- a CDS encoding phosphatidate cytidylyltransferase — protein MLRQRILTAIVAIPLLSWLILRAPSGIYSLVVLACTLVSLLELAEMQKVKIQSAKMLTAGAGMAIALSMLVDSSGATLSAGIVVALIGVLLGTLATAEDMNLSVVGAGEILFAALYGGLLLPHLLWLRNIDHGPGLVFFVLATAMASDAGGYFAGRAYGHRKLWPTVSPNKTVEGAVGSVAAAVVIGTLFQLILVRRFGFVESMLVTAMMSVLSQLGDLSESMIKRAYDAKDSGWIIPGHGGVLDRTDSMILPIVFIYYYASLAWA, from the coding sequence ATGCTCCGACAGCGTATCCTGACTGCAATCGTCGCGATTCCGCTGCTGAGCTGGCTGATCCTGCGCGCTCCCTCCGGAATCTATTCGCTGGTCGTGCTCGCCTGCACGCTGGTCTCGCTGCTCGAGCTCGCCGAGATGCAGAAGGTCAAGATCCAGAGCGCGAAGATGCTGACGGCCGGCGCGGGCATGGCCATTGCGCTGTCGATGCTCGTCGATTCGTCCGGCGCGACGCTGTCGGCGGGGATCGTCGTGGCGCTGATCGGCGTGCTGCTCGGCACGCTCGCCACTGCCGAAGACATGAATCTGAGCGTCGTCGGCGCCGGCGAAATCCTGTTCGCGGCGCTGTACGGAGGCCTGCTGCTTCCGCACCTGCTGTGGCTGCGCAACATCGATCACGGTCCGGGCCTCGTGTTCTTCGTGCTCGCGACGGCGATGGCGAGTGACGCCGGCGGCTACTTCGCGGGGCGCGCGTACGGACACCGGAAGCTGTGGCCGACGGTCAGTCCGAACAAAACGGTCGAAGGCGCGGTCGGTTCCGTCGCCGCGGCCGTGGTGATCGGAACGCTGTTCCAGCTGATCCTCGTGCGACGCTTCGGCTTCGTCGAATCGATGCTGGTGACCGCGATGATGTCGGTGCTGTCGCAGCTCGGCGACCTGTCGGAGTCGATGATCAAGCGCGCGTACGACGCCAAGGACTCCGGATGGATCATTCCGGGGCATGGTGGGGTGCTCGATCGCACCGACAGCATGATCCTCCCGATCGTCTTCATATATTACTATGCGAGCCTCGCCTGGGCCTGA